In Methanosphaera sp. ISO3-F5, a genomic segment contains:
- a CDS encoding AAA domain-containing protein, with translation MTSAKNKNIELKIENKNIFKINEEVSIKNIQKDIIIQKLQETYDNIKDNKISEENKETLNIIFGNEKINYVNKKFSVNNLNKNQKEAVKKSLQTDKFHLIQGPPGTGKTHTIVEIIRQLYKNNNRILITTHTHIALDNIIERLTDIDDEQILRIGQKSQVTSKVIKYTMENQIKQHNMFDEIIEKEKLIADLSKNSLNFSATSNVSDTHESIISKIFSQIIKIKNNKITDDNLVSDGHTIDNTDRINELKLEIENIKKNIQSDILHTTKIFASTVLSSSSYLTKDIDFDYVIMDEASQVPVYLALIPLMKTTKFILIGDNKQLQPIQNNNSSYLLNKSIFNLLIDKYPDNFTFLNIQYRMNQEISDIASKLYYDGRLLTGDNVKNQKIILNNHKSFLLDDNPLSIIDTSNINFDESNVSGGCCNKYESEIILNLLSNLKCNGISLDEIGIITPYKKQKLYIQKLLRKNELNVECDTIYRFQGREKDVILVSFCKSSPKSLTKFQKNFLADENQLNVSITRSRKKLILIGNFDMIKSADNIKKLIDRISEENILYLQDIL, from the coding sequence GTGACTTCAGCTAAAAATAAAAATATAGAATTAAAAATAGAAAATAAAAATATTTTTAAAATAAATGAAGAAGTATCTATTAAAAATATACAGAAAGATATCATAATTCAAAAACTCCAAGAAACATATGATAATATTAAAGACAATAAGATTAGTGAAGAAAATAAAGAAACATTAAATATTATTTTTGGAAATGAAAAGATTAATTATGTAAATAAAAAGTTTTCTGTTAATAATTTGAATAAGAATCAGAAGGAAGCTGTAAAAAAATCTTTACAAACAGATAAATTTCATTTAATTCAAGGACCTCCCGGAACTGGTAAAACACATACTATTGTTGAAATTATCAGACAGTTATATAAGAATAATAATAGAATATTAATTACCACCCATACTCATATAGCTCTAGACAATATTATTGAACGGTTAACTGATATTGATGATGAACAAATACTTCGTATTGGACAAAAAAGTCAAGTTACATCAAAAGTTATTAAATACACGATGGAAAATCAAATTAAACAGCATAATATGTTCGATGAAATTATTGAAAAAGAAAAATTGATAGCTGATTTATCAAAAAATAGTCTTAACTTTTCAGCTACTTCAAATGTTAGTGATACTCATGAAAGTATTATAAGTAAAATTTTTAGTCAGATAATCAAAATTAAAAATAATAAAATAACTGATGATAATCTTGTCAGTGATGGGCATACTATTGATAATACTGATCGGATAAATGAATTAAAATTAGAGATTGAAAATATTAAAAAAAATATACAAAGTGATATACTTCATACAACTAAAATTTTTGCATCAACAGTACTCTCCTCTTCTAGTTATTTAACAAAGGATATTGATTTTGATTATGTAATAATGGATGAAGCTAGCCAAGTTCCAGTATACCTTGCATTGATACCATTAATGAAGACAACTAAATTTATTTTGATTGGAGATAATAAACAGTTACAGCCAATACAAAACAATAATTCATCTTATCTATTAAATAAATCTATATTCAACTTATTAATAGATAAATATCCTGATAATTTTACTTTCCTAAATATTCAATATAGAATGAATCAGGAGATAAGTGATATAGCAAGTAAATTATATTATGATGGACGATTATTAACTGGAGATAATGTTAAGAATCAGAAAATTATCTTAAATAATCATAAATCATTTCTTTTAGATGATAATCCTCTAAGCATAATTGATACTTCAAATATAAATTTTGATGAATCTAATGTGTCTGGTGGTTGTTGTAATAAGTATGAATCAGAAATTATTCTAAATTTGCTTTCTAATTTAAAATGTAATGGGATTTCATTGGATGAAATAGGGATTATAACTCCTTATAAGAAACAGAAATTGTATATTCAGAAATTATTAAGAAAAAATGAGTTAAATGTAGAATGTGATACTATATATAGATTTCAGGGTAGAGAAAAAGATGTGATACTGGTTAGTTTTTGTAAGAGTTCTCCAAAATCATTAACTAAATTTCAAAAGAATTTTTTGGCTGATGAAAATCAATTAAATGTTTCAATAACTAGATCTAGAAAAAAATTGATATTGATCGGTAATTTTGATATGATTAAATCTGCGGATAATATTAAAAAGCTAATTGATAGGATTTCTGAAGAAAATATTTTATATTTGCAGGATATCCTGTGA
- a CDS encoding ABC transporter permease: MQFLAIFLMSFLTLWIFTGVGSEVAGIQQTSSEYYKNTNMADIWVYSENINNETINQISQITSTKNMERQLVLRTTADLKDDPTVTIHFVENNTLSKYYPIEGGSIDLNDENGIWLDKRFADAKNLKIGDKIKLEFDGITIEKTIRGLGYSPEYVYAQGDSLIPDFNMNGFGYLSYKAFDIKDIQYNVVLIDTEENSDTYQEKLDEKINYDSYVPFKDHVSVSQFQAEIDQHAMMGSMFPIVFVIVALLTLLTTMTRIVNHQRTQIGTLKALGFTDKKITLHYISYGFYLTLFGCVLGLIIGPSTMPYLFFPSMSAFYTLPEWKAGWDISFFIVAIVLLMLSVLFTFLATKNISKESPSQILLPKAPKISRRGLIEKTMIWNKIGFNGRWNYRDIQRNKIRSLVTVISIIGCTLLLISAFGMNDGMNDLKTWQYGGINHYESQLVFEDNITQEQIDNLTKIYDGTQVMNQKIEIRAENIKKTTNLMVYNETGLITPTDKNMHEIKLPKDGVSLTEKSAELLGVKKGDVIEWHLYGEDEWIKSTIDEVYADPATQGITLSQEKLEQVGYNFTPNYIVTKESVNGPVEGISSINSFTDLQSSWDELMESANLLIGILLIFAFALSLVMLYSLGILAFTEVERDLATLKIIGFKTKSIRRLFLVQNLILSIVGFVFGVPIGYYVLRVMMDSSGDTFYYPINYSFETILVTFLIVVGLSVVVNVLFSRKIRDIDMVESLKKARD, translated from the coding sequence ATGCAATTTCTAGCGATATTTCTAATGTCCTTCTTAACATTATGGATATTTACAGGAGTAGGTTCTGAAGTTGCCGGAATTCAGCAAACCTCTTCAGAATACTATAAAAACACAAATATGGCTGATATATGGGTTTATTCAGAAAATATTAACAATGAAACAATAAATCAGATCTCACAAATAACTTCTACAAAAAATATGGAAAGACAATTAGTACTACGGACAACAGCCGATTTAAAAGATGATCCTACTGTAACAATACATTTTGTAGAAAATAACACATTATCAAAATATTATCCGATTGAGGGAGGTTCAATAGATCTCAATGATGAAAATGGCATATGGCTAGATAAACGATTTGCAGATGCCAAAAATTTGAAAATTGGGGACAAAATTAAATTAGAATTTGATGGAATCACTATAGAAAAAACAATTAGAGGTTTAGGATATTCTCCGGAATATGTTTATGCTCAAGGGGATAGTTTAATTCCAGATTTTAATATGAATGGTTTCGGATATCTTTCATATAAAGCATTTGACATTAAGGATATTCAATACAATGTGGTGTTAATTGATACTGAGGAGAATTCTGATACATATCAAGAAAAATTGGATGAAAAAATAAATTATGACTCTTATGTACCCTTCAAAGATCATGTTAGTGTAAGTCAGTTTCAAGCAGAAATAGACCAACATGCTATGATGGGATCAATGTTTCCAATAGTTTTTGTCATAGTTGCATTATTAACTTTGTTAACAACAATGACTAGGATAGTTAATCATCAAAGAACACAAATAGGAACATTAAAAGCATTAGGTTTCACGGATAAAAAAATAACATTACACTATATTTCATATGGATTTTATTTAACCTTGTTTGGTTGTGTATTGGGATTAATTATTGGACCATCAACTATGCCTTACCTATTTTTCCCTTCAATGAGTGCATTTTATACATTACCTGAATGGAAAGCAGGATGGGATATTTCATTCTTTATTGTGGCAATAGTCTTATTGATGTTATCCGTATTATTCACTTTTCTTGCAACAAAAAATATTTCAAAAGAGTCTCCATCACAGATACTTTTACCAAAAGCTCCTAAAATATCAAGAAGGGGTTTAATTGAAAAAACAATGATTTGGAACAAAATTGGTTTTAATGGAAGGTGGAATTATAGGGACATACAAAGAAACAAGATTCGATCATTAGTGACAGTAATAAGTATTATTGGATGTACTTTACTATTAATTTCTGCTTTTGGCATGAATGATGGTATGAATGATTTAAAAACATGGCAATATGGTGGTATAAATCATTATGAATCACAATTGGTATTTGAAGATAACATTACTCAAGAACAAATAGATAATTTAACAAAGATATATGATGGTACACAGGTAATGAATCAAAAAATAGAAATTCGGGCAGAAAATATTAAAAAAACAACTAATTTAATGGTTTATAATGAAACTGGTTTGATAACACCAACTGATAAAAATATGCATGAAATCAAACTTCCTAAAGATGGGGTAAGTTTAACAGAAAAATCTGCTGAATTACTTGGGGTGAAAAAGGGTGATGTTATTGAATGGCATTTGTATGGTGAAGATGAGTGGATAAAATCTACTATTGATGAAGTATATGCTGATCCTGCTACACAGGGGATAACTTTATCTCAGGAAAAACTGGAACAAGTAGGCTATAATTTCACACCTAATTATATTGTAACTAAAGAGTCGGTCAATGGTCCTGTTGAGGGTATAAGTTCAATTAATTCTTTCACTGATTTGCAGAGTAGTTGGGATGAATTGATGGAATCAGCAAATTTACTGATTGGTATATTATTAATATTTGCATTTGCTTTGTCTCTTGTAATGTTGTATAGTTTGGGTATTTTGGCGTTCACTGAGGTTGAACGTGATTTGGCAACATTAAAAATAATTGGTTTTAAGACTAAATCTATTCGGAGATTATTTTTGGTTCAAAATTTGATTTTATCAATAGTTGGATTTGTATTTGGTGTTCCGATAGGTTATTATGTTTTGAGGGTGATGATGGATTCTTCTGGTGATACTTTTTATTATCCTATAAATTATTCCTTTGAAACGATTTTAGTGACATTTTTAATAGTTGTTGGTTTATCTGTTGTTGTAAATGTATTATTTTCTAGAAAAATAAGGGATATTGATATGGTTGAATCTCTTAAGAAAGCAAGAGATTAA